The Elaeis guineensis isolate ETL-2024a chromosome 5, EG11, whole genome shotgun sequence DNA segment CTACCTGGATAGGGGAAGCCACTATTAGACTCTAGATGGTATCGAAGGCTTGTTGGAAAATTAAATTATCTCACTATCACTCGACCAGATATCTCTTTTGCTATAAGTGTTGTTTGTCAGTTCCTACAAGCTCCATATAACAGTCACTGGGATGCAGTGATTCGCATTCTTAGATATATTAAAGAAGCATTAGGCCAAGGACTCTTATATGAAGACAAAGGGCATATCGGGGTGATTGGCTATACAGATGTAGATTGGGCAGGATCTCCCTCTGATAGACGGTCAACATCAGGATATTGTGTTTTTATTGGAGGCAATCTAATATCTTGGAAAAGTAAGAAACAAGATGTTGTGGCCAGATCAAGTGCAGAAGCAGAATACTGAGCTATGGTATTGGCCACATGTGAACTCATATGGTTGAAGCAACTATGCCAGGAATTAAAGTTTGGTGAAGTCAAACAGATGCAGTTGATATGTGATAATCAAGTAGTCCTGCACATTGCCTCCAATCCAGTTTTTCATGAGAGGACCAAACATATAGAAGTCGACTATCACTTTATTAGAGAAAAGATTCTTTCAGAAATTATTGCTACTATTTTTGTTAACTCAAATGACCAAGTGGCAGATATATTCACTAAATCTCTGAGGTCCTCGAATTAGCTACATATGTAACAAGCTTGGTGCGTATAACATATATGCTCCAGCTTGAGGGGGAGTGTTggaatatttttatatttggaaAGTTATATTTGGAAAGCATGACAATTCCTCCATAGGAAAGTATATCAATTTCTCCATCAACTCCACTATCCTTGATTCTGTATCATTTgaatttcttctttatttatttccCACAATCATGGGATTGtatcttttctttatttgtttccaCAATCGTGGGATTGtatcttttctttatttgtttcccACAATCATGAGATTTTGTGAGGATCTTGGtgtattatatatatttgtaaaCGATGTAATAGATGAACAAGCTTCACCTTTTCCATTCGACAACACCTATCTTTCCCAGAATACCAAAATTTATAATCCATGTTgcaaactttattttttattctttccaCTTAGTCTTTTGTAGGCAAGCTATGCTAATTCTCCTGAGGATATTGGtgtattatatatatttgtaaaCGATGCAATAGATGAACAAGCTTCACCTTTTCTATTTGACAACACCTATCTTTCCCAGAATACCAAAATTTATAATCCATGTTgcaaactttattttttattctttccaCTTAGTCTTTTGCAGGCAAGCTATGCTAATTCTCCTCCTAAGTATTGTATCTATTAATTCTATATTTCCTATCAATGTTCATATTTTCTTAGTTGCTAAATGTGTCATACTTTTCTGGGCTAACTTTTTTACTCACATCTGTCCATTAAAGTGTGAGAACCTTTGCCTACTTCCCACCACATCCAGACACCGATGTGGCATGGTGCATTTGGGGAATGCCCTAGTTAGCCGTTGCTCATTTTCTACCATTCCAGGGGTCTGATGCAACGCATCACTAATAGGAAAAGCTCCAAGTGTCTTTTTATATGGATTCATGTTCATAGAATGTGACTATAATTTTATGCTGGCCAACAACCTACTGGAAGTCTCCTCCTTTATCCAGTCTTGGGAATGGCTATATACAAAACATAGATGGAGTTAAACAATTGaattttaattatcttaaaagAAGGTTAATAAGGTAGATTTTTTCATCTTTCATCATCCTTGAAATGATCATAAAAGTAAGTTCTTTCCTTGTTCATCATCCTCTAATTGAAATACTATCAGATAAGAATTGGTTTTTTGCTACATAGCATTATGATCAATGTTGGTTGTGATCATTGGGCAATTTGCAATTCCATATATTTCTCTTGGAGGAAATCTTGATCTTGAGTTTGGATGTGAATTAGTAATGAAATTGATTTTAAAGTGGCTTTTTTTGGATAGAAAAGGGACTATTGTCAATGGGCTATACAACAATTGTAGCCCTCCCCCAAATATCCCTATCCCCCAAATCTGGTGAAGGTGCAATTTGATCCCAGGTCTTTGATACAGCTGCCAAAGATTTTACCAGCTTGACAAGATGGTACCTTTGATCTTAATGTGGTTTTCATTCTATGGCCCTCATCTTTACTTTAGTCTGTATGATAGCAGTTTGATATTCACGATCTGTTCATGCTCATATTGGTTGTTAGGGATCCCATCATACATATTAAACTAGTTGGAGGTCACATCATAAGATGGATGAGTGAGAGATGTCTCTTATCCTTCTTCAGGCATAGTTGCATGCTCACTCAGGTTTCTTGCTGTCTGTTTCTATGCAATTGGTTTCTTGTTGTTCATCTTCTATTGCATCTTCAGTCATTCTGAGGCTCGACCTATTGTTCTTAATCAATTCTGTCTACATAACTCTTTTCACTCCAttgaaattttctttttcaattctttattatTTGAGCTTTGTTGGATTGCATGCTGGTACAACTTCTCCACACAAACAAAAATGTATGCATCTCACGATATTGTATCTCTTAGTTGCATATTAATAGTCAAGATGTAGCATGTGATCTACATGTATATTGCATCACACTGTATAGTCTACAAATCTTTTACCTTGTGTTTGGTTGGGGTCATGAAAGGGAGAATGGATGAGGTTGGAAGGATGGATAGTCTGCATCCACCGTTTGGTTCAAAAATTTTAGGAAGGATGGATTAAAAGAAAGGATTATCTATCCATCCTGGTCCACCATTGTGCATCCTCCTAAATTGGGAGGATGTAAGGATGGATGGAACATGTGAGGGATAGATTTCTGCATTGACAAAATTatcctcattatttttttttttgacaattataacacttcttcacttttttattcatattatttatatctatatatttattttatctatattattaaattttattactaattattttaattttactatatacttttcataattataattaaataattagaattatcttctatttttctatttatatttactattcataattaactatttatataaaattaattgagcatttaaatcaaattatagattaattagttatttatataattactatttataaatgaataaactcattaataattaatttataaaattatttatttaattaaattaaaattaagtgtttatatattttttatataattataaattctaAGATTATAGGTTTATATATTgcttatttttttttactataaataAGCATTATaaatctataataataataatttttattaaaggataatttaataaaaatatcatacagATATCATCCATCCTCTCTTTCGTTTCTTCTATACTAAACAGAAGAGGAATTTATTCACATCCATCGTTCGATATTTTACTGAACACACGAGAGGATGGATAGAAAATCCAACCCTCCTCTCTATCCATCCTTTCTCAATCAATCCTTTATCAAATCCATCCTTCATACCACACAAAGGGTAAGTATAGAAGGTCTTAGAGTCAGCAAATATAACCAGTGAAGAATTTTGTGAAATCCTTTCCCTTTTGCAAGTCTATTctttaaagttggttcaattttcaAAGTCGATCATAATTTCCTTATCTGCGAATGTCAGAGCAGTAGAAATAGTTTAGTTCCCTGATGATTCACCAAATAGCTCTCAGATATAGTGTTGGCATGGGGCTTTTGGTAGCCAATAAACATACCACTTGCCTAAGTACAAGAATCTCGTTAGAGATAGTGGTGAGATTTTTTCTTGAGGAGCTATTTCATCCTGCGCAACTGAACTAAACAAGTGTCCTTAGTAACCAGTTTATCTTGCTTCCCTCTGTAAGCTTGGCTCTTTAAAATTCATATTGGCTTTGAGAACTGATCTCTTATTGGACATGACATATCGGTTAAAATAATTCTTTCGTacaatgatcaatttagatagcATGTGCACAATCCCTGTGAAATCATCATCAATCATCAAAATTCATTTTGGCTAAGTGAACATGTCTCTCGCCAAAGATGCTGTATCTCTAGGAACAGTCTTTCAATGAGGTGAACTGATCTAGGAAAGCATTTTGCTTGGCATTCACCTGAGGGTTGTCATCAATGATAGTCATCTTCAAATCATATGCACAAAAACAATTAATTCACCAGATCTTTCTTCCAAAGAATCAGAAAATTGGTGGTTGGTGTACATGCAAATTACCTCTAGCAAAGGCATTCTTCTTATATATTTGGTACAAGAAGAATTGCTTGACTAATGGCCTTGTTCTGCCATGTTAAGGGGCACAAATTTTAGAGGAGTAGCTATCCATGCCAACTTTTGACCACATGAAGGGGTTATAAGGCATGGTAATAGAATGTCAGAAGGTTGCTAGCAGGCTGGGTTTGTTGAAAGCACTTAAAGCTGCTGCCTCTTGCTATGGGAAGGACCGAAGGAGATGAAGATGTTTCCAAGGACAAGAGGGACTTAAAAAACTCTAGTTAAAACTCTAGCTTCCACCAAGAGTTGCACTCATGCCCCATGGATGCTATGTGCCTCTCTTTTGTTGGGGGGTTGGGGGGGGTGGGGGTGGTGCGATGATGGATTGGTCCAGGAAGGTGGAAAAGATGAACCATTCTAGTACTGCAGAGGCTTTGGCCATCATAAAATGAATGCTCAGGAAACCAAGAGGAGCATCTAAAGGCAAAGGTAAGCTCCCACCCTTGGGGAAGGCCTTTTGTTGGGGTTAGTCCTGATGAGCAGCTTCAAATAATCATATATAGGGATTTCAAAGGGTCATCTATCTGTATGTATCAGTTTGTGAGGACCATTGTGCCAGTTCTTAGAATGCTATCATATTAGCTGCTTTAATATTGGCAAAATTCTGTACTACCATTTGTATGATCATGTTTTCTCATTTCATTAGAATGGGTGTGTTGATCTGCCTCCATGAGCTTTTTTAAGtagctggattttttttttttcaatcccaTATTATGATTAGTTATGGCTTTTGCACCACAACTTTCTCTAGCAAAGGGGAGCAAACTGAATTTCAAGTATCATCCACATTATGCATGCTGATACTTGGACCTAGTTTTTATGAAACCACCATTGCTTGTATTGACACCGGTCTGGATGTGTGTCATTTACAGGTTGCTCAAGCTGAGGTTGAACGCGCCAGCAACATGAGGCAGAGACTTGGTTCAGCCACCACCGGCAGTGGTCCTAGCCTTAGCCCCAACCCTCGCAATATGACCCAACCTATCATGACTTTTCCACCAGAGACTCCTGTAATAGAACCCAGCCCATCCCCCACGAAACCCATCACCCCGCAAGTTCAACCACCGCAACCTGTGACAACTTTTGTAAATACCTTAAGCAGTGCAGAAGAGGAGCACAAGAAAGCAGCAGCCGCTGTTGCAGCGAAGCTCACTGCTTCATCTTCCTCAGCACAAGTGCTGACCTCTATTCTGTCATCTTTGGCTGCTGAAGAAGCCGCTTCCAAGAATGGTGGTCTAAGTACCGGTGCCTTTTCCAGCAGCGCACCCATTTTCCCAGTGGATAAAAGGCCTAGACTCGAGAAACCCATGAGTGTCTCTGATATGAGTACTTCTTATTTTGGACAGGCCCAGCAGCAGTTGCAACAGCAAATGACATCCGTTCCTCTTTCACTTCCTCAAGGCTCAGCCACAACTATGCAACCATTGTCCCAGGCTAATCAGGCAACTCAACCCTTTCCACCACCTCCCCCACCTCTGCCACCATTTCCACCACCCCCAGTGCAGCAGCAGTATGTACAGACTAGTGGAATGATGGTAGGGGTGGTGCCTTTTGGGTATGTGGGTACTTCTCTCCCCCCACCACCTCCTCTGCCAGCCCACGTATCAATGGGCTTGACAAGACCTGGTGCTCCACCTCCACCACCGCCACCACTGCCACCgccacagcagcagcagcaaccacagcaGCTGCAATCAGGTACAACAGGGTTTTACCAGTCCCCAGGAGTTGGATTTTATGGGCAAGTGCAGCCGACAACGCCAGTCCAACGACAATGAGAAGTATCTTCGGTGGCTGTGGGTCGTTTGCATGACCCATTGTCTTGATATGTATATTAATAGCCCCTTTTCTGGGAATATATCATATTTCATGAAATTGGTAGATATGGTCAAGGCAAAGCAGGATCAGCACTGAAATGGAAATGTAGGTTGACAGAAGCATAAATTTCTCATCTGTGACTGTTGGTCGtagagaaaaatatgagatcttCTGAGAATGTCTCTGGGTGCGTGCACGCTTCCATCCTCTATAGCCCCAACAAATCTAGAATAGATGGTTTCTGTTCTCACTGGAGTGTGACCCAATTTCTGTTGATGGCACTAAGAGCGAAGGTGAACTTAAACAACTCAGGCCTTTTCGCTT contains these protein-coding regions:
- the LOC105046127 gene encoding uncharacterized protein → MNNTFNNQVLAEKLSKLNNSQQSIETLSHWCIFHRKKAKQVVETWEKLFNSSPKEQKVSFLYLANDILQNSRRKGSEFVNEFWKVLPGCLKNVYENGEENGKKVVMRLVEIWDERKVFGSRGRSLRDDLLGNTPPPLLDNNGKSSNPIKVVKKDASSIRFKLAVGGMPEKIVTAYQGVLEEHFSEDTALNKCKSATRLVEKMEKDVDDACTQGNQQRLPLLTDLQEQETILKQCIEQLESVELARSSLVAQLKEALKEQESKLELIHTQIQVAQAEVERASNMRQRLGSATTGSGPSLSPNPRNMTQPIMTFPPETPVIEPSPSPTKPITPQVQPPQPVTTFVNTLSSAEEEHKKAAAAVAAKLTASSSSAQVLTSILSSLAAEEAASKNGGLSTGAFSSSAPIFPVDKRPRLEKPMSVSDMSTSYFGQAQQQLQQQMTSVPLSLPQGSATTMQPLSQANQATQPFPPPPPPLPPFPPPPVQQQYVQTSGMMVGVVPFGYVGTSLPPPPPLPAHVSMGLTRPGAPPPPPPPLPPPQQQQQPQQLQSGTTGFYQSPGVGFYGQVQPTTPVQRQ